A window from Lactiplantibacillus pentosus encodes these proteins:
- a CDS encoding FMN-binding protein — MDKYQAGSYHIIADGYLHDLPITITFTKDKITGITVKPGTKLHGLEKEAIPKVVDRILTQQTVDIDAVTGATVTSDGLVDALTDVIDQMPDSVSKYSHQ, encoded by the coding sequence ATGGACAAATACCAAGCCGGTAGTTACCATATCATTGCTGATGGTTATCTGCATGATCTGCCAATCACAATAACCTTCACTAAGGATAAAATCACGGGAATTACGGTCAAGCCTGGAACCAAATTGCACGGACTTGAAAAAGAAGCAATTCCTAAAGTTGTCGACCGAATTTTAACTCAACAAACCGTTGATATTGATGCTGTCACTGGCGCAACGGTTACAAGTGATGGACTAGTTGATGCGCTTACCGACGTCATTGATCAAATGCCTGATTCTGTCAGCAAATATAGCCATCAATAA
- a CDS encoding electron transfer flavoprotein subunit beta/FixA family protein, whose protein sequence is MNSLVFIKGILGTDKQPAIDDNGQLIPNGVVFLNPVDKRAIEAALQLAGDSGTVTVASYGEEDVTASALRAGLSMGAQQAITIKSDIQDAKVVPGIILAEAAHQLANYDVIFTGEEAVDDAQGTTGSLIADALKLPYYDNVDELTPVQSDQFAYKMKWSQGTVSGQLKLPAVISVDSTINKPRLPSFKTKIAAKRAQIDTIEISKLSLLTNDEWRQLTSSVGNQRIVRLPEQQPAKTIDYESDKTESIQTLVSAIKQQGVL, encoded by the coding sequence GTGAACAGTCTGGTATTTATTAAAGGTATTCTAGGTACGGATAAGCAACCGGCAATAGATGACAATGGACAGTTAATTCCAAATGGCGTTGTGTTCTTAAATCCTGTTGATAAGCGAGCGATTGAAGCAGCACTGCAGCTTGCTGGCGATTCAGGAACCGTCACAGTAGCGTCTTATGGTGAGGAAGATGTCACGGCTTCTGCGTTGCGTGCAGGACTTTCAATGGGTGCGCAACAAGCAATTACGATTAAAAGTGATATTCAAGATGCGAAGGTTGTCCCTGGAATTATTTTGGCAGAAGCCGCGCATCAACTTGCGAATTATGATGTTATCTTCACTGGTGAAGAGGCAGTTGACGATGCTCAAGGGACAACGGGTAGTTTGATTGCAGATGCGTTAAAGCTACCATACTACGATAATGTCGATGAGTTAACGCCGGTACAGTCTGATCAGTTTGCTTATAAAATGAAGTGGTCACAAGGAACTGTGAGTGGACAGTTAAAATTGCCTGCAGTCATCTCTGTAGATTCGACGATCAATAAGCCGCGTCTTCCAAGCTTTAAGACAAAGATTGCCGCTAAGCGAGCTCAAATCGACACGATTGAAATCTCAAAATTGTCGTTGCTAACAAACGATGAGTGGCGGCAGCTGACCAGTAGTGTTGGCAATCAGCGAATCGTACGTTTGCCAGAGCAGCAACCTGCCAAAACAATTGATTATGAGTCAGATAAAACAGAATCAATTCAAACATTGGTGAGTGCCATTAAACAACAAGGCGTTTTATGA
- a CDS encoding CaiB/BaiF CoA transferase family protein: MGKTLDGIKIVDMTTFLAAPTVARVLGEWGADVIKVEPPKGDAERTQGAVFNMHYSDDENLGFDISNLNKRFVTLNLKKEEGLQAFDDLLKDADVFLTNIRTKSLKHLGIDYDHLKKQFPRLIFAQVLGYGEHGPNKDAAGFDATAYMSRGGVLGTTMEAGQSPMNPANGYGDFQVSMCLTAGICAALIKQARTGKGDKITVSLHHAALFMQNVAMVSAQYGNTYPKSRLNVANPFNDCFQTSDERWFVMCVPVFNRDYNKVMKLIGRPDLVDDERYNNIDHINEANLNREFIAILDEQFKKQPLQHWVDLFKENDLPLEACYVPTEIYDDAEALDNDELRKLQYPSGNKRLIPTNPVRFESMGDPELKISRAQGADTVEVLSELGYSQDKINQLVADGAAGTTRHIGDPVK, translated from the coding sequence ATGGGTAAGACTCTAGATGGAATTAAAATCGTTGATATGACAACGTTTTTAGCAGCGCCAACAGTTGCACGGGTGTTAGGTGAATGGGGTGCTGACGTCATTAAGGTGGAACCACCCAAAGGAGATGCAGAGCGGACACAGGGGGCTGTGTTTAATATGCATTACTCAGATGATGAAAATTTGGGATTTGATATTTCAAATCTCAATAAGAGGTTTGTCACATTAAACCTCAAAAAAGAGGAGGGCCTTCAAGCCTTCGACGATCTACTGAAGGATGCTGATGTGTTTCTGACGAATATTCGGACTAAATCACTCAAACACTTAGGAATTGATTATGATCATTTAAAAAAGCAATTTCCAAGACTGATTTTTGCCCAAGTCTTAGGGTATGGTGAGCACGGGCCGAACAAGGACGCTGCGGGATTTGATGCGACAGCCTATATGTCTCGCGGTGGTGTACTTGGTACCACAATGGAAGCGGGGCAAAGTCCAATGAACCCTGCCAATGGGTATGGTGATTTCCAAGTTTCGATGTGCTTAACGGCCGGAATCTGTGCGGCATTGATTAAGCAAGCAAGAACTGGTAAGGGCGATAAAATCACCGTCAGCTTACATCATGCGGCATTATTCATGCAAAATGTCGCCATGGTTTCTGCGCAATACGGCAATACTTACCCGAAGAGTCGGTTAAACGTTGCCAATCCATTTAACGATTGTTTCCAAACAAGTGATGAACGGTGGTTTGTCATGTGTGTCCCAGTCTTCAACCGTGATTATAACAAGGTCATGAAGTTGATCGGTCGTCCAGATTTGGTAGACGATGAACGTTATAACAATATTGATCATATTAACGAGGCTAACCTTAATCGTGAGTTTATTGCGATTTTGGACGAACAATTTAAGAAGCAACCATTACAGCATTGGGTGGATTTATTCAAAGAGAATGATTTGCCGTTAGAGGCGTGCTACGTTCCAACAGAAATCTATGATGACGCAGAAGCACTCGATAATGATGAATTACGCAAATTGCAGTATCCATCAGGTAATAAGCGGTTAATTCCGACTAATCCTGTTCGCTTTGAATCAATGGGTGACCCAGAACTTAAGATTTCGCGTGCTCAAGGTGCGGATACGGTTGAAGTATTGAGCGAATTAGGGTACTCGCAGGACAAGATCAACCAGTTAGTTGCTGATGGCGCGGCTGGGACAACCCGGCATATTGGGGATCCAGTCAAATAA
- a CDS encoding LysR family transcriptional regulator, with protein MNLNQLYYFRTLAEFQHYTKAAAHLYISQPSLSNAMKSLEKELGCVLFEKTGRNVKLTEYGRMFYNTTCSTLNILDEGKTELAQKIKRDAGIINIACIPTSIGTRLPKLIKDFQEKNTKSPYFILHDAFSLPILDGLTNGKYDIGICSRDLHYQELSFIPLFSEKIMVIVPPTHPLAAKKKLTPSMLRHYNLITYSEKTPIGASVRHELNAKCPNLTFAESYDGEIAIAGQVVENNDVGIVADTVLVNSFNVVKVPLAVPSDTRTVYIAYNHTRQIAPTLQAFIDYIQSTNAQHYTTV; from the coding sequence TTGAATCTTAATCAGCTTTACTATTTCCGAACTTTAGCAGAATTTCAACATTATACAAAAGCTGCTGCACATTTGTACATTAGTCAACCAAGTCTTAGCAACGCCATGAAGTCACTTGAAAAAGAGCTTGGGTGTGTCTTGTTTGAGAAGACTGGACGAAACGTTAAACTCACAGAGTATGGTCGAATGTTTTACAACACCACATGCTCAACTCTTAACATCCTTGACGAAGGAAAAACTGAATTAGCGCAAAAAATAAAGCGTGATGCTGGTATTATCAACATCGCTTGCATCCCAACATCAATTGGGACGCGCTTGCCAAAACTAATTAAGGATTTCCAAGAGAAGAACACTAAATCACCGTACTTTATTCTCCATGATGCATTCTCGCTCCCAATTCTAGATGGCCTTACGAACGGTAAGTATGATATCGGTATTTGCTCGCGAGACCTGCACTATCAAGAGCTTTCCTTTATTCCACTATTTTCTGAAAAAATCATGGTGATCGTACCACCTACTCATCCACTGGCTGCGAAGAAGAAATTAACACCCTCGATGCTACGACACTACAACTTAATTACGTATTCAGAGAAGACACCAATTGGGGCTTCAGTGCGGCATGAGCTCAATGCAAAATGCCCAAATCTGACTTTTGCCGAATCGTACGATGGTGAAATTGCTATTGCCGGGCAAGTCGTAGAAAATAATGACGTTGGCATCGTTGCCGACACAGTTCTAGTCAACAGCTTTAACGTTGTTAAGGTCCCACTTGCTGTTCCAAGTGATACGCGTACGGTCTACATCGCATACAATCACACCCGCCAGATTGCGCCGACACTCCAAGCTTTTATTGACTATATTCAAAGCACCAATGCACAACATTACACTACGGTTTAG
- a CDS encoding acyl-CoA dehydrogenase family protein: MALLYTDEQKDFINMVKEFADENLSTKAIQKYDQEGECPPELFKPAFDMGLHMLEIPEKYGGAGLSYETTAMIFEKLASYDAGYAITLVSTFVALRSVMIAGNEAQIQHFADVIAPGAFAAFALSEADAGTDAGSVQATATRDGDDYILNGEKAFITNGSLADIFVGIFRTSDDGNKGLSAFIVEKSRGGITAGKHEDKMGLRLSNTTNVTFDHVRVPASNLIGEEGHGLKVALNSLNLSRAFVATLAVGIMQRALDESVKYAQKRTQFKQPIMKFEAVQEMLANMAIQTEASRLMVNNTMKMMDAGSLVRKEGAMTKTFVTDAVQQVTSDAVQIFGGYGVSKEFPVEKLMRDCKVFQIFEGTNQIQRVTVAHELDREYRQ, translated from the coding sequence ATGGCACTATTATATACAGATGAACAAAAAGATTTTATCAATATGGTCAAAGAGTTTGCGGATGAGAATCTCTCCACGAAGGCCATTCAGAAATATGACCAAGAGGGTGAATGTCCGCCTGAGTTATTCAAGCCGGCATTTGATATGGGCCTACACATGCTTGAAATTCCGGAAAAGTACGGCGGTGCAGGATTATCATATGAAACAACTGCGATGATTTTTGAAAAGTTGGCAAGTTATGACGCCGGTTATGCGATCACGTTAGTCTCGACCTTTGTAGCATTACGTTCGGTAATGATTGCAGGTAACGAAGCACAAATTCAACATTTTGCGGATGTTATTGCGCCAGGGGCTTTTGCTGCCTTTGCATTAAGTGAGGCAGATGCTGGAACGGATGCCGGATCAGTTCAAGCAACCGCAACTCGTGATGGCGACGATTATATTTTGAATGGTGAAAAAGCCTTTATCACTAATGGCAGTTTAGCAGATATTTTTGTGGGAATCTTCCGAACTTCTGATGATGGTAACAAAGGATTGAGCGCCTTTATCGTTGAAAAATCACGTGGCGGCATTACTGCTGGTAAGCATGAAGACAAGATGGGACTGCGTTTATCCAATACAACCAATGTGACTTTTGATCACGTCAGGGTCCCTGCAAGCAATTTGATTGGTGAAGAGGGCCACGGCCTGAAGGTTGCGTTGAATAGCTTGAACCTATCACGGGCGTTTGTTGCAACGCTAGCTGTTGGTATTATGCAACGTGCGCTAGATGAATCGGTTAAGTATGCACAGAAGCGGACACAATTTAAGCAACCGATCATGAAATTTGAAGCAGTTCAGGAAATGCTAGCTAATATGGCGATTCAAACGGAAGCTTCACGGTTAATGGTCAATAATACGATGAAAATGATGGATGCTGGCAGTTTAGTACGAAAAGAAGGCGCAATGACCAAAACTTTTGTCACTGATGCTGTTCAGCAAGTAACGTCAGATGCAGTCCAAATCTTTGGTGGTTATGGTGTCTCTAAAGAATTTCCAGTTGAAAAACTAATGCGTGACTGCAAAGTATTTCAGATTTTTGAAGGGACTAATCAAATTCAACGTGTCACGGTCGCACATGAATTAGATCGTGAATATCGTCAATAG
- a CDS encoding acyl-CoA thioesterase, giving the protein MDNSFYQVESGDFYVEPGMLNHLKILHGGVLLKQCDSTVGLLANEYTHSRVLTVAIKQFNFTKPGHVGDHIWFRTTLLKTSRHTMTFFTEVLKRDIDNNAEKVGEGVLIFVAVDDKLRPIEVAPYYIKDMTQQRDVEQLIMTKLKD; this is encoded by the coding sequence ATGGATAATTCGTTTTATCAAGTTGAATCTGGGGATTTCTATGTTGAGCCTGGTATGCTAAATCATTTGAAAATTTTACATGGTGGCGTGTTGTTGAAGCAATGTGATTCGACTGTTGGACTATTAGCTAATGAGTACACTCATTCAAGAGTATTAACGGTCGCTATCAAGCAGTTCAATTTCACTAAACCAGGTCATGTTGGCGATCATATCTGGTTTCGAACAACCCTTCTAAAAACCAGTCGGCATACGATGACGTTCTTTACAGAGGTTTTGAAGCGTGACATAGATAACAATGCTGAAAAAGTTGGTGAAGGCGTTCTGATCTTCGTAGCTGTTGATGATAAGTTACGGCCGATTGAGGTCGCACCCTACTACATTAAGGATATGACTCAGCAGCGTGACGTTGAACAATTAATAATGACTAAACTAAAAGATTAA
- a CDS encoding electron transfer flavoprotein subunit alpha/FixB family protein, producing MSNESVYLVLLAGEDNQEDNLKLIQFAQNNFKAQPIKAVVLAQNSQDMVAVYDGIGLGELDFLTYAQFTKINVQQTAATISTFLAGQEHGFVLFNNDIGTSSIAKQVAAKLHEPLVTDIEKIVTADDSYSLEKRIYGGELLKHIAVPTSGQTLMTCEAGNSAVPAKSSESTPVNEHVLSDVVPSDNTTYQPFEQVVDALVDAKVVVAGGKGMQGPEGFQLLQDLASQLHGSLGATRVAVEAGWVEADKMIGQTGKVVKPDVYIAAGISGALQHTVGMDQSKFIIAINNDPNAEIFKLADLGIVGDAEEVVKQLISVLKEPVAS from the coding sequence ATGTCGAATGAATCAGTATATTTAGTCTTATTGGCCGGTGAAGATAATCAGGAAGATAATTTGAAATTGATTCAGTTTGCGCAGAATAACTTCAAAGCGCAACCGATCAAAGCAGTGGTATTAGCGCAGAATAGCCAAGACATGGTCGCAGTATATGATGGCATTGGACTAGGAGAACTAGATTTCTTAACCTATGCTCAATTTACCAAGATTAATGTGCAACAAACTGCAGCAACGATTAGTACCTTTTTAGCTGGGCAGGAACACGGCTTTGTCCTATTTAACAATGATATTGGAACTAGTAGTATTGCAAAACAAGTCGCAGCCAAACTACACGAGCCGTTAGTTACAGATATCGAGAAAATTGTGACAGCTGATGACAGTTATTCTTTGGAAAAACGAATTTATGGCGGGGAACTGTTAAAGCACATTGCGGTACCGACAAGTGGGCAAACTTTGATGACCTGTGAAGCAGGAAATAGCGCTGTACCAGCTAAAAGTAGCGAATCAACGCCGGTTAATGAGCATGTATTGTCTGACGTTGTGCCTAGTGATAACACGACTTACCAGCCATTTGAACAGGTCGTTGACGCTTTGGTGGATGCAAAAGTCGTTGTTGCTGGTGGTAAGGGAATGCAAGGACCAGAGGGGTTCCAACTCTTACAAGATCTAGCAAGTCAACTGCATGGCAGCCTTGGCGCAACCCGAGTAGCGGTTGAAGCTGGCTGGGTTGAGGCTGATAAGATGATTGGTCAGACTGGTAAAGTTGTTAAACCAGACGTTTACATCGCTGCTGGAATTTCTGGTGCACTCCAGCATACGGTCGGCATGGACCAATCCAAGTTTATTATCGCCATTAATAATGATCCTAATGCTGAAATCTTTAAGTTGGCAGATTTGGGCATTGTCGGTGATGCAGAAGAAGTTGTCAAGCAATTAATAAGTGTGTTGAAGGAACCGGTTGCTAGTTAG
- a CDS encoding class I adenylate-forming enzyme family protein, whose translation MANSDELLTASAFPMTIAAVWNQRCRQTPQHTFLIQNKQRYSYEDVNQLSEEAGNLLNAYGLVSGDVVAIQLATNVTAIQLFIACFKRGLTILPLNPHLDDEETSSLIKKMAPTVIITKSDGRNSLSFNNQLLNDYNKHIVRLGQTDLQIMTDEYHQTKTIVGNSPAVILCTSGTTGAAKGVMLTNQNILYSELQFNRIYGIQDSDVQVLPSGLYHALGFHHGLISTILAGSTLVLIEHYSPDTLKRAINDYGCTYLVTVPTVIFDIFEWSTRPKSLRFIISGGAPLGYELLRTAWKLAVPVYNIYGLTECVPFVCTSPAYYQMKEGQLTGGYPIDGMSVAILNNQHQKITQTNQEGRIMAKGPVVFSGYYHDQERTDQVLSPDGWLDTGDIGHWNADHALEVDGRSKDIIIRGGENIPAYVVERELQQYPNIKEAAAVGIKDKRLGELIGAFVVLSDPNISVTLQQVKQFLAEHNVVKKIWPERLIIVDKLPKTSSGKAKKRVLIAFLKSHPSSFYRPMHLSSGDDGWGVTSMDA comes from the coding sequence ATGGCTAATTCGGATGAATTATTAACTGCCAGTGCATTCCCGATGACGATTGCTGCAGTATGGAATCAGCGGTGTCGCCAAACGCCACAGCATACCTTTTTGATTCAGAACAAGCAACGATACAGTTATGAAGATGTCAATCAGCTCAGTGAAGAGGCTGGCAATCTGTTAAATGCTTACGGATTAGTTAGCGGCGATGTTGTGGCGATTCAGCTAGCAACTAATGTAACAGCGATTCAGCTGTTTATTGCTTGCTTTAAACGTGGTCTGACAATCTTGCCGCTTAATCCTCACTTGGATGATGAAGAGACCAGTAGCTTAATCAAAAAAATGGCACCGACAGTGATTATTACAAAAAGTGATGGGCGTAATTCACTAAGCTTTAATAACCAGTTGCTTAATGATTATAACAAGCATATTGTCCGACTTGGCCAAACCGATTTACAGATAATGACGGATGAATATCACCAGACTAAGACGATTGTTGGTAATTCGCCGGCAGTTATCTTATGTACTTCTGGAACAACCGGTGCGGCAAAGGGTGTTATGCTGACCAATCAGAATATTCTGTATAGTGAGCTCCAATTTAATCGAATTTACGGTATTCAAGATAGTGATGTTCAGGTATTGCCATCAGGGTTATATCATGCATTAGGTTTTCATCATGGGTTAATCTCAACAATTCTCGCAGGAAGCACATTAGTTTTAATTGAACATTATTCGCCTGATACTTTAAAACGGGCAATTAACGATTATGGGTGCACGTATTTGGTGACGGTTCCTACTGTGATTTTCGATATCTTTGAATGGTCGACTAGACCTAAATCATTACGATTTATTATCTCAGGGGGCGCGCCATTAGGCTACGAATTACTACGCACTGCATGGAAGTTGGCAGTGCCAGTCTATAATATTTATGGGTTAACTGAGTGTGTTCCATTTGTCTGTACCTCGCCCGCATATTATCAAATGAAGGAAGGACAATTAACGGGAGGCTACCCAATCGATGGGATGTCTGTCGCTATCTTAAATAACCAACATCAAAAAATTACGCAAACTAATCAGGAAGGTCGAATTATGGCAAAAGGGCCAGTTGTGTTTTCAGGGTATTATCATGATCAAGAACGCACGGACCAAGTTTTGAGCCCTGACGGCTGGTTAGATACTGGCGATATTGGTCATTGGAATGCAGATCACGCCCTTGAAGTTGATGGCCGTAGTAAGGATATTATTATTCGTGGCGGGGAGAATATCCCAGCGTATGTCGTTGAACGAGAATTGCAACAGTATCCAAATATTAAGGAAGCTGCAGCTGTTGGCATCAAGGATAAGCGACTAGGTGAGTTGATTGGGGCATTTGTCGTATTAAGTGATCCTAATATTTCGGTGACACTTCAACAAGTTAAGCAGTTTTTAGCTGAGCATAATGTCGTTAAAAAAATTTGGCCAGAACGATTGATTATTGTTGATAAGCTACCGAAGACGAGCTCTGGTAAGGCTAAAAAGAGAGTGCTCATCGCATTTCTTAAATCGCATCCTTCTAGTTTTTATCGCCCGATGCATCTTAGTAGTGGTGATGACGGCTGGGGCGTAACAAGTATGGATGCTTAA
- a CDS encoding OFA family MFS transporter has product METTNIRTVHRSHVFTAAFFIIFCCAASSAFSVFSIPLQQATGGTESQVALTLTLYQFFMACFGVASGHIMDKFGAKKLMYFGGLIFGLGWFLTAFVHNLFFLYLTVGLMAGAGNGIMYNPALLTALKWFPEKRGTISGLLLGAASLGPLVLAKAGAILCNSYGMMGFVPIGIAYLVICWAVGWMMDTPEEQQTQEAQIVSDNNDFTPQKMLKTWQFWALLLLFSISCTAGIMLIGSLSMIAQIQLSMTPVVAANMVVINTLANFGGRLLTGKLVDKFGQTETLAGILILTIIGLAGLRFSANIVTFVIFLVLLGASFGGVLVVYPTLTGNTFGQTHSGINYGLMFFGYAIGALVGPQIAALFTNKTAGVTAYYPAYLVAIGVAAVGLVIDLILMLKGIGTQRNLKERAK; this is encoded by the coding sequence ATGGAAACGACTAATATTAGAACGGTTCACCGTTCACATGTATTTACCGCTGCGTTCTTTATTATATTCTGTTGTGCTGCATCTTCGGCATTTTCAGTATTTTCAATCCCATTGCAACAAGCTACTGGTGGTACTGAATCACAAGTCGCACTGACGTTGACACTTTACCAATTCTTTATGGCGTGCTTTGGGGTTGCATCAGGACACATCATGGATAAGTTTGGTGCGAAGAAGTTGATGTATTTTGGCGGATTGATTTTTGGCTTAGGATGGTTTCTTACCGCTTTTGTTCATAATTTGTTCTTTTTATACTTAACGGTTGGATTAATGGCTGGTGCCGGAAATGGGATTATGTATAATCCCGCACTTTTAACGGCATTGAAGTGGTTCCCAGAAAAACGTGGAACGATTTCAGGACTGCTACTTGGTGCAGCGTCATTGGGGCCGTTGGTACTCGCAAAGGCTGGCGCTATCCTATGCAACAGTTATGGCATGATGGGCTTTGTCCCAATTGGTATTGCCTATCTTGTTATTTGCTGGGCAGTTGGCTGGATGATGGACACACCAGAAGAACAGCAGACTCAAGAGGCACAGATTGTTAGCGACAACAATGATTTTACACCTCAGAAAATGCTAAAAACATGGCAGTTTTGGGCGCTATTGTTATTATTCTCCATCTCATGTACTGCCGGAATTATGCTAATTGGATCGTTATCAATGATTGCACAGATTCAACTGAGTATGACACCGGTCGTTGCCGCTAATATGGTTGTGATTAACACATTGGCTAACTTTGGTGGCCGACTATTAACAGGAAAACTAGTTGATAAGTTTGGTCAAACCGAAACTTTAGCTGGAATTTTAATTCTCACAATTATCGGACTAGCGGGCTTGCGATTTTCCGCTAACATCGTTACATTCGTTATTTTCCTCGTGTTATTGGGGGCATCGTTCGGAGGTGTTTTAGTGGTTTATCCAACGCTTACAGGAAATACATTCGGCCAAACACATTCGGGAATCAACTACGGCTTAATGTTTTTCGGCTATGCGATTGGTGCGCTGGTTGGACCACAAATTGCCGCCTTGTTTACCAATAAGACGGCTGGTGTTACGGCGTATTACCCAGCATATTTAGTTGCCATTGGCGTTGCGGCGGTCGGATTAGTGATTGATCTAATCCTAATGTTAAAAGGTATCGGAACACAAAGAAATTTAAAGGAGCGTGCTAAATAA
- a CDS encoding acyl-CoA dehydrogenase family protein, with protein MEATETLPYEPTKKLVHTKPGTKMTDEEFALYLKQIKHLAENEFDYLQKEVEVTNRFPKKFFELAIDNDLYRFALPLKYGGFGLSCKQIFQVQEMFSRGPGGMRMHLHYAADLNWRIMDEFGQPELKAEVMPKLQDKSIFTCFALTEESGGTGADLHTTAVKDGDDYILNGEKTLISHTDCSDAAYVIAVTDPDAEGSKRLSAFYVPVDTPGYEIVPMPHMMGCRGAGHAGLKFTNMRVNKKYLLGEEGDGLHVAIASLSISRAHIAASNLGMSQRMLEMAIARAKDRVTFGKPLVKRQAIQQEIADMGTEIFALRTMLHNLADQYDRGEDIEEKAAMCKLFSINTVKLVSDYCLEIFGGIGYFEDNPYGPVERMYRDCRAMWLEEGPRSVQRLTAARKLIANDGIIE; from the coding sequence ATGGAAGCTACAGAAACTTTACCATATGAACCTACTAAGAAGTTAGTACACACAAAACCAGGGACTAAGATGACAGATGAAGAATTTGCATTATATCTAAAGCAAATTAAGCATTTGGCAGAAAATGAATTCGATTACTTACAAAAAGAAGTCGAAGTGACGAATCGTTTCCCAAAGAAGTTCTTTGAACTAGCAATCGATAATGATTTATATCGTTTTGCCTTACCACTAAAATATGGTGGCTTTGGATTGAGTTGTAAACAAATCTTCCAAGTCCAAGAAATGTTCTCACGGGGTCCTGGTGGTATGCGGATGCACTTGCACTATGCTGCTGACTTGAACTGGCGGATCATGGACGAATTTGGTCAACCAGAATTGAAAGCTGAAGTCATGCCAAAGTTACAAGATAAAAGTATTTTTACTTGTTTTGCTTTGACCGAAGAGAGTGGTGGTACTGGTGCTGACTTGCATACGACTGCTGTTAAGGATGGAGACGACTACATCTTAAATGGTGAAAAGACGTTGATTTCTCACACAGATTGCAGTGATGCTGCCTATGTTATTGCCGTAACAGATCCAGATGCTGAAGGCTCTAAGCGCTTGAGTGCATTCTATGTTCCAGTTGACACGCCAGGATATGAAATCGTTCCAATGCCACACATGATGGGATGCCGTGGTGCTGGTCACGCTGGCTTGAAGTTCACCAACATGCGGGTTAATAAGAAATATCTGCTTGGCGAAGAAGGCGATGGCTTACACGTTGCAATTGCGTCGTTATCAATTTCACGGGCACACATTGCAGCAAGTAACCTTGGGATGAGTCAACGGATGCTTGAAATGGCGATTGCACGGGCTAAAGACCGGGTAACGTTTGGTAAGCCATTAGTAAAGCGTCAAGCAATCCAACAAGAAATTGCTGATATGGGAACTGAGATTTTTGCCTTACGGACAATGCTTCATAACTTAGCAGATCAATACGACCGTGGTGAAGATATTGAAGAAAAAGCAGCAATGTGCAAATTATTCAGTATTAACACTGTCAAGTTGGTTTCGGACTATTGCCTTGAAATCTTTGGTGGTATTGGTTACTTCGAAGATAACCCATACGGCCCTGTTGAACGGATGTATCGTGATTGCCGGGCAATGTGGCTTGAAGAAGGACCTCGTTCAGTCCAACGTCTTACGGCAGCGCGGAAGCTGATTGCTAATGACGGCATTATTGAATAA